One window of the Clupea harengus chromosome 20, Ch_v2.0.2, whole genome shotgun sequence genome contains the following:
- the prelid1a gene encoding PRELI domain containing 1a isoform X1: protein MVKYFHCVGLLKNSWDQVCLAFWERYPNPYSNHVLTEDIVFREVTPDNCLLSRRLLTKTNRSPRWAEKFLPKQMARHAYIIEDSIVDPKNRTMTTLTWNITHARLMSVEERCVYVVNPDNNNWTEIKREAWISSSLYGLSRAIQEFGLARFKTSVTKTMKGFEYVLSRMQGETPSKTLAETATEKARKTALAAKEKAKDLTSQAQKKQYV, encoded by the exons ATGGTGAAATATTTCCACTGCGTTGGTCTTCTCAAGAACTCATGGGACCAAGTCTGCCTGGCATTCTGGGAACGATACCCCAACCCCTATAG CAATCATGTTTTGACGGAGGACATCGTTTTCCGCGAGGTGACGCCTGACAACTGCCTCCTCTCCAGGCGCCTGTTGACCAAAACGAACAGATCCCCGCGCTGGGCAGAAAAGTTCTTGCCCAAGCAAATGGCCCGCCATGCGTACATAATTGAGGACTCTATTGTTGACCCAAAGAACCGGACCATGACCACGCTCACCTGGAACATAACTCACGCGCGCCTCATG tcggTGGAGGAGcgttgtgtttatgttgtgaatCCAGACAACAACAACTGGACAGAGATAAAGCGTGAGGCATGGATCTCCTCAAGCCTCTATGGACTATCCAGAGCCATCCAG GAATTTGGTCTTGCAAGATTCAAGACCAGTGTTACCAAGACCATGAAAGGATTTGAATATGTTTTGTCTAGAATGCAAG GCGAGACGCCCTCCAAGACGCTGGCAGAGACGGCCACGGAGAAGGCCCGCAAAACGGCCCTGGCGGCCAAGGAGAAGGCCAAGGACCTGACCTCCCAGGCTCAGAAGAAGCAATACGTTTGA
- the prelid1a gene encoding PRELI domain containing 1a isoform X2 produces MSPNHVLTEDIVFREVTPDNCLLSRRLLTKTNRSPRWAEKFLPKQMARHAYIIEDSIVDPKNRTMTTLTWNITHARLMSVEERCVYVVNPDNNNWTEIKREAWISSSLYGLSRAIQEFGLARFKTSVTKTMKGFEYVLSRMQGETPSKTLAETATEKARKTALAAKEKAKDLTSQAQKKQYV; encoded by the exons ATGTCACC CAATCATGTTTTGACGGAGGACATCGTTTTCCGCGAGGTGACGCCTGACAACTGCCTCCTCTCCAGGCGCCTGTTGACCAAAACGAACAGATCCCCGCGCTGGGCAGAAAAGTTCTTGCCCAAGCAAATGGCCCGCCATGCGTACATAATTGAGGACTCTATTGTTGACCCAAAGAACCGGACCATGACCACGCTCACCTGGAACATAACTCACGCGCGCCTCATG tcggTGGAGGAGcgttgtgtttatgttgtgaatCCAGACAACAACAACTGGACAGAGATAAAGCGTGAGGCATGGATCTCCTCAAGCCTCTATGGACTATCCAGAGCCATCCAG GAATTTGGTCTTGCAAGATTCAAGACCAGTGTTACCAAGACCATGAAAGGATTTGAATATGTTTTGTCTAGAATGCAAG GCGAGACGCCCTCCAAGACGCTGGCAGAGACGGCCACGGAGAAGGCCCGCAAAACGGCCCTGGCGGCCAAGGAGAAGGCCAAGGACCTGACCTCCCAGGCTCAGAAGAAGCAATACGTTTGA
- the mxd3 gene encoding max dimerization protein 3 → MEVNTYNIQVLLQAAEYLERREREAEHGYASVLPFYSKGVSDKRSKQKNKKNSAGNSRSVHNELEKHRRAQLRHCLEQLKQEVPLSTDSARNTTLNLLRRAQLHIKKLQDQEERAESMKGQLRWKQQELRVRLQKLQAGASTASERIRNDSLGSVGSVVSSERSDSDREDVEIDVESMVWTLEADGCTHSGVDHSYSTPDRVWL, encoded by the exons ATGGAAGTGAACACATACAATATTCAAGTTCTTCTGCAAGCTGCGGAGTAtttggagagaagagagcgag AGGCGGAACACGGCTATGCTTCGGTCTTGCCGTTCTACAGCAAAGGAGTCTCCGATAAACGTAGTAAgcagaagaacaagaagaacagCGCTGGAAATAGCAG ATCAGTCCACAACGAATTGGAAAAACACAG GCGAGCTCAACTGAGACACTGCCTAGAGCAGCTCAAGCAGGAGGTTCCGCTCTCTACAGACTCGGCTAGAAACACCACTCTTAACCTACTGAGAAGAGCGCAGCTCCATATCAAG AAACTCCAGGATCAGGAAGAGCGAGCCGAGTCGATGAAGGGCCAACTGCGCTGGAAGCAGCAGGAGCTGCGCGTGCGTCTGCAGAAACTGCAGGCCGGAGCATCCACGGCATCGGAGAGGATCCGCAACGACAGCCTGGGCTCCGTCGGCTCCGTCGTCTCCTCTGAACGCTCGGACTCCGACAGAG AGGATGTGGAGATCGATGTGGAGAGTATGGTCTGGACACTGGAGGCAGATGGCTGCACACATTCAGGGGTGGATCACAGTTATTCCACCCCTGACCGTGTGTGGCTAtga